The Nostoc cf. commune SO-36 genomic sequence GCTTGCAATCTGGATTTCACCAGTTCAATATATTGATCGCAGAAATCACCCCAAATAAACTCATAGAGTCCTTTTGCTGCTTCCCCTAAACCGTAATTATCGATGTAATTGGTAGTTTGTTGGATAACTTGATGATACCGCGAGATAATCCAGCGATCGCTCAATTCGGTAGCTAGTGGATTCCCCAATTGTTGCGGTGTTTGTCCATCCAAATTCATCATCACAAACCGGGCAGCATTCCACAACTTATTTGCAAAGTTGCGCGATGCCTCCACCGATGCCGATTCATCCTTTTTGCGATCGTATTCTAAACGGATATCTTGACCAGCACCAGCCACTTCCCTAATTAAGGTATACCGCAGGGCATCAGTACCATACTTGTCAATTAATAACAATGGGTCAATGCCATTACCTTTGGTCTTTGACATCTTCTGACCTTTTTCATCCAGCACCAAACCATGAATGTAAACTGTTTGGAAAGGCATTTGCTCCGTAAGATGCCCAGCCATCATGGTCATTCTAGCTACCCAGAAAAAGATGATGTCAAAGCCTGTTACCAAAGTGGTAGTCGGGTAGTAAGTTGCTAAATCTTGAGTTTGTTCTGGCCAGCCCAAAGTCGAAAATGGCCAGAGTCCAGAAGAAAACCAAGTATCTAGTACATCTGGATCTTGTTCTAGCTTGACATTTTCTCCAAATTGCGATTTTGCTTTCTCCCAAGCTTCAGTTTCCGATTTTGCCACGACAAAGGGCGTATTATCGGTAATTTGTCCATCCGTTTCACTGACAGCGTACCAAGCCGGAATTTGGTGTCCCCACCATAATTGGCGAGAAATACACCAATCAGTCAGTTTTACTAGCCAATCACGATAAACCTTTGTCCAGCGTTGGGGGACAAACTCTGGAGAAGTTTGCTGGTCGAGGAATTCGAGAGTGTTGTCAGCTAAGGGGCGAATTTTGACGAACCACTGAGTTGAGAGGAGAGGTTCAATAGGTACTTTACCGCGATCGCTGTAGGGAACGGTATGTTTATAATCTTCTATCTTTACCAAAAAGCCATCTGCTTCTAGGCGAGAAACCACATTTTTTCTAGCAACGAAGCGGTCTTGTCCTTGAAACTCCCCAGCATTGGCGTTGAGAGTGCCGTCTTTATTCATAATGTTGATAAACGGCAGATTGTGACGCTTACCCATGTCAAAATCGTTCGGGTCATGGGCGGGAGTTATCTTCACGCAGCCTGTGCCGAAAGTGGGATCAACATATTCATCGCCAATGATGGGAATTTCTCGTTGTAAAATTGGCAGAGTTAGAGTTTTACCGATGAGATGTTTGTAGCGATCGTCATTGGGATTAACTGCTACAGCCGTATCACCCAGCATCGTTTCTGGTCGAGTTGTCGCCACCTCTACAAAACCGGAACCATCGGTGAGGGGATAGCGGAAGTGCCAGAGATTTCCATTCACCTCTTGATTTTCCACTTCCACATCAGACACAGCCGATTGAGAAGCGGGACACCAGTTAACTAAATATTCACCACGATAAATTAAGCCTTCCTCGTAAAGACGAGTAAATGCCTCGACAACAGCTTTAGATAAACCCTCATCCAGAGTAAACCTTTCCCGTGACCAGTCTACCGAGACACCCAAGCGTCGTAGCTGATTCAGAATCGTTCCCTCAGACTCCGCCTTCCATTGCCAAGCGCGTTCTAGGAATTTTTCGCGCCCCAACTCGTAGCGAGTTTTACCCTCTTTCTTGAGTTGTTTTTCCAGCATACTATGGACAGCGATGCTGGCGTGGTCAGTTCCGGGTAGCCACAGGGTATTGCGTCCCTGCATCCGGTTGGTAGCGCACGAGGGTATCAATCAAGGAACTTTCAAAGGCGTGACCCATGTGTAAGCTGCCGGTGACATTCGGGGGGGGAATGACGATGCAGTAGGGTTCGCCGCCTTGGTTGGGGTCAGCTTTGTAAACTTGGTTGTCTTCCCAGAATTTTTGCCATTTGGCTTCGGTGGAAAAGGGGTCGTAGAGACTGGGGAGATTAGGAATGGTTGCGGTCATGCTGGGAAAACTAAAGAAGGACTTTTATAAATTTTGCCATAGGGTTGGAGAGGGATTGATGGAAACGAACCGCAGAGGCGCAGAGAACGCAGAGGGAAGAGAGTTAGGAGAGGAGATGAATCAACTTACAGGTAAGGTGATTGGGGCGGCGATTGAGGTGCATCGGGTGTTGGGGCCAGGGTTTTTGGAGGAGGTGTATAAGGAGGCGCTAATTATAGAATTTTTCAGGTGCGGGATACCTCATCTGGTTGAAAAGTCGGTAACAGTCAATTATAAAGGACATGAAGTAGGTAAGGGGAGACTAGATTTTCTGGTTGCCAATTGTCTAATTGTGGAATTAAAAGCTGTCCAAAATTTAGCCCCAATCCACGAAGCTCAAGTCCTCTCATACCTTAAAATGACTAATTACCCCTTAGCCCTTCTCATCAACTTTAACGTTCCCGTCCTCAAAGACGGCATCAAACGCATCATCCTCTCTTAGTCTTTCTCTGCGCTCTCTGCGCCTCTGCGGTTCGTCCCCCAAACCCATGAAACACTAGAAGTTTTCAGTTTGCAAATATGCGCCCCAAAAAAGTTACTATTTCAGCCCAAGCTACGCTGCTAGCACTAGAATCATAACGATAACCGTCGTCGCGCATGAATGTATGTTCTGCTTCATACGAGAAAACTTGGTGAGGTATGTTAGCATTCTCAATTGCTTTTATTATAGTTTGGCGATCGCTCTCTGGTATATGAGGGTCAAGAGTACCGAATACCATTAGCATCTCGCCTTTGATTTCACTTACCCTCTGGATTGTATCGGCTACTTCTTTACCCAGTTTACCACTGGGAATACCAGTAGGGTAACAGCAGACACAAGCCCGAATTTCGTTTTGAAATGCGGCGCGGAAGGCTAAATGTCCACCAATACAAAAGCCAAGAGTGCCTATTTGATTTGGAGAAACCGCACTCTCTGTTTTCAGAAATTCAATCATAGCAAGGCAATCGGCATCATAATCAGCTACGGAGGTTCGACGCGCATCGTCATTACCCCGCATCCGTCCCAGATCGTCTGGCTCAATTACTGAACCAACTGGCTCAATTCGGTGAAAAATTTCTGGGGCTGCTACTACATAGCCGTATCCTGCTAAGTAGTTAGCTAGACGAATTATTGCATCACCTAATTGATAAATATCACTGTAGAACACAATACCAGGGTATTTTCCTGCTGCTTTGGGAGCCGCAACATAAACACGCATTAAGCTGCCATCTACTCTTAATTCAACGTTGCGCTTAGTGATTTGCACTTTTTTGTCTCCGTGTTCCGCTTGCTGTCATTAGCTTCTACACTATAGCGCCGAAGTATCCGGTTACTTTCAACCTACAATTTGGCGTTCTTTTTCCAGTGAAAGTTTGTTGCGATCGCATTTCTAAAGTAGTGAAGTAGTTAGATTTTGTGTAATAAATATGTCACAATAATAATTTTAGTTATCGTTATCAGGTCAAATGACAGAAGTTTTTGTAAATCCAGAATGCCCATTTTCATTAAAAAGTTTTGACCTTCTTGCACAATTAAAGAAACATTCAAGTCAAGATTTTTATTCAAAGCACGAAGAAGATTTTAAAACTTATATTCAACAACCATTTCAGCAGCTATACCAGCTTACTATTGCTCAACTATCAGGTGAAATAATAAAACAACTTAATACAGATATTCAGGAAAATATTTTTTTGTATGAGCCATTTATTGAATATAATTTATTTTTAAAACAAATGGAAACTCAATGGAATAATGCTCA encodes the following:
- a CDS encoding GxxExxY protein, coding for METNRRGAENAEGRELGEEMNQLTGKVIGAAIEVHRVLGPGFLEEVYKEALIIEFFRCGIPHLVEKSVTVNYKGHEVGKGRLDFLVANCLIVELKAVQNLAPIHEAQVLSYLKMTNYPLALLINFNVPVLKDGIKRIILS
- a CDS encoding dienelactone hydrolase family protein, producing the protein MQITKRNVELRVDGSLMRVYVAAPKAAGKYPGIVFYSDIYQLGDAIIRLANYLAGYGYVVAAPEIFHRIEPVGSVIEPDDLGRMRGNDDARRTSVADYDADCLAMIEFLKTESAVSPNQIGTLGFCIGGHLAFRAAFQNEIRACVCCYPTGIPSGKLGKEVADTIQRVSEIKGEMLMVFGTLDPHIPESDRQTIIKAIENANIPHQVFSYEAEHTFMRDDGYRYDSSASSVAWAEIVTFLGRIFAN